The Cucumis melo cultivar AY chromosome 6, USDA_Cmelo_AY_1.0, whole genome shotgun sequence genome includes a region encoding these proteins:
- the LOC103490836 gene encoding uncharacterized protein LOC103490836 has protein sequence MVGIREGRWGLVMAVVLAVMAMGVGEVAALTAAECKAERDMAVKKCLAVVFGRNPSPACCERARVSHAECICPAVTSKLMTYVDPSRAIRLIQSCGRRVPRHFKCGSYTTP, from the exons ATGGTAGGCATTAGAGAGGGTCGTTGGGGATTAGTAATGGCAGTGGTACTGGCAGTAATGGCGATGGGAGTGGGGGAAGTGGCAGCACTGACGGCGGCGGAATGTAAGGCAGAGAGAGATATGGCAGTGAAGAAGTGTTTAGCAGTGGTGTTCGGGAGGAATCCGTCACCGGCGTGTTGCGAGAGAGCGAGAGTGAGCCATGCAGAGTGTATTTGCCCAGCAGTTACTTCTAAGCTTATGACTTATGTTGATCCTAGTCGCGCCATTCGACTCATTCAAAGCTGCGGCCGTAGAGTCCCTCGCCATTTCAAATGTGGAA GCTATACCACTCCATGA
- the LOC127143769 gene encoding NAC domain-containing protein 2-like, which produces MDSSSGYLPLPLNQYVGVKFRPTDQQLLHYLYSKINGQPYFQGAIFDFDLYGGTEPWEIWQSFKGIDGEDLYFFTKLKRSTKNCGQLSAHISHKIGLANVTWSGENSATPIFANEDDEQIIGYRKRFRYENDQVEEHHGEWIMHEYRLHQSYLAYQDVDHNYVLCRIRKNERAKRKLEIRELQQPNKKRMTAPKIYPNKRLKTKAKESCLVDQLQPIEPRLMIRQTIYNSNIMPDKTTCEDISVVDHVPNMTANQHNVYTPLMATNIESNNLGTGLNLGDLNDDEWMNCINLDELNDVHFPFYTEGNFDEIKHRVFSKFDER; this is translated from the exons ATGGATTCTTCTAGTGGTTATTTACCATTACCACTTAACCAATACGTTGGCGTCAAGTTTAGGCCAACCGATCAACAACTTCTTCATTATCTTTATAGTAAGATTAATGGTCAACCATATTTTCAAGGAGCTATTTTCGACTTTGATCTTTATGGTGGAACCGAGCCATGGGAAATCTGGCAAAGTTTCAAAGGAATCGATGGTGAAGATCTCTACTTCTTTACTAAACTCAAGAGGTCAACGAAGAACTGTGGACAATTGTCAGCACACATCAGTCACAAGATTGGGTTAGCCAACGTCACTTGGAGTGGCGAGAATTCAGCCACTCCAATTTTCGCAAATGAAGATGATGAACAAATAATTGGTTACCGCAAGCGCTTTAG GTATGAGAATGACCAAGTGGAAGAACACCATGGTGAATGGATAATGCATGAATATAGATTGCACCAAAGTTATTTGGCGTACCAAGATGTGGATCATAATTATGTTTTATGTCGAATAAGGAAGAATGAAAGggctaaaagaaaattagaaatacGTGAGTTGCAACAACCCAATAAGAAAAGAATGACGGCACCAAAAATCTATCCTAATAAAAGACTAAAGACAAAAGCAAAAGAAAGTTGTTTAGTTGATCAGTTGCAACCGATAGAGCCAAGATTAATGATACGTCAGACGATCTACAACTCGAATATCATGCCTGATAAGACCACTTGTGAAGATATCAGTGTTGTGGACCACGTACCGAATATGACTGCTAATCAACATAACGTTTATACGCCTTTAATGGCCACaaatattgaaagcaataattTGGGTACTGGTCTAAATTTAGGTGACTTGAACGACGACGAATGGATGAATTGTATAAATCTCGATGAATTGAACGACGTTCACTTTCCATTTTACACCGAGGGCAACTTCGACGAAATTAAACATCGTGTATTTTCAAAGTTTGATGAGAGATAG
- the LOC103490854 gene encoding F-box protein At5g39250, translated as MTWEEVLKVIFPLLEGVDLASCMAVCKQWRDIARDDYFWKCLCAKKWPSTCKTSHPPTDTYYKLYRNFYKRPNNRRLLPPRLSFDDLEFFIDIWSEDRLIFSEAVSGRILQNGMKSPPPGTSNVLSYHLEVPEFKMTLPVEPRFSIPISNTVSASVLVGRKDSNKVARIVNKSVFDYIDRTSYRALAFDYLDFSPLHPFVSGIRAWISLLFMDDGNDGAIDVFGIVMDFCDAANTKDEVLWLLDLLDWK; from the coding sequence ATGACATGGGAAGAAGTTTTGAAGGTAATTTTTCCTTTGCTGGAAGGTGTGGACCTTGCTTCCTGCATGGCAGTGTGCAAGCAGTGGAGAGACATCGCTCGAGATGATTACTTCTGGAAATGCTTGTGTGCCAAGAAGTGGCCTTCAACTTGCAAAACGTCCCATCCTCCGACAGATACCTACTATAAACTTTATAGAAACTTTTACAAACGCCCCAATAATCGACGGCTTCTCCCTCCTCGACTTTCCTTTGATGATTTAGAGTTTTTTATCGACATTTGGAGTGAAGACAGATTAATCTTCTCAGAAGCTGTTTCAGGTCGAATCCTCCAAAATGGTATGAAGAGCCCACCACCTGGTACTAGTAACGTGCTTAGTTATCATCTCGAAGTCCCTGAGTTCAAGATGACACTTCCTGTTGAGCCAAGGTTCTCAATTCCAATATCCAATACCGTAAGCGCATCTGTGCTTGTGGGACGCAAGGATTCCAACAAAGTTGCAAGGATAGTGAATAAATCAGTATTTGATTATATTGATCGGACTTCGTATAGGGCATTGGCTTTTGACTACCTCGATTTTTCACCTCTCCACCCATTTGTCTCCGGAATCCGAGCATGGATCTCGTTGCTTTTCATGGACGATGGGAATGATGGTGCAATTGATGTTTTTGGAATAGTAATGGATTTCTGTGATGCTGCAAACACAAAGGATGAAGTATTATGGCTTTTAGACTTGCTTGATTGGAAATGA
- the LOC103490852 gene encoding uncharacterized protein LOC103490852 isoform X2, which translates to MKRSSSASIVSDKRFVYSSSSSSLSQSAIFRSSSVSFGLESEPYLPTFSPFSHAAEKKRRHLKLAKIFIHSIPFIILFCAIVLWLFSDPGLLFN; encoded by the coding sequence ATGAAGAGATCATCGAGTGCCTCCATAGTCTCAGATAAGAGATTCGTATattcgtcgtcgtcgtcgtcttTGTCGCAATCCGCAATCTTCAGATCTTCGAGTGTGAGTTTCGGCTTGGAATCAGAGCCTTACCTGCCAACGTTCAGTCCGTTCTCTCACGCTGCCGAGAAGAAACGTCGCCATCTTAAGCTCGCTAAGATTTTCATCCACTCCATCCCTTTCATCATTCTCTTTTGCGCCATCGTTCTGTGGTTATTCTCCGATCCAG
- the LOC103490837 gene encoding uncharacterized protein LOC103490837, whose product MGRKPIDQESSRLTLPILIFVSLISCAAVYTFLPLLLRLNGGDPSKLESFAVIRDGDGGNLDEGGEKCCRGIENLELWGPAVKWGSEFKFNSSELCCQACKAMCSGNDGPCLCDTWVYCGDQEKCGPKYGECWLKKQKDTLAPDRQEGGTTSIWTSGIIFGRGEGIVALETYYGTLHIKLFPDCAPHSVAYILELLGLRHCAGCHFYRAEGRGESWDSKGNHIENAPLGPPFALVQGTLESQGIQFKKIPTEVCPYIKRGSVAWVGSGPEFFISLANHQEWNKVYTVFGSVLPEDMEIAEKIARLPTKPDVWNNINVSVLQKPVSLRITRMKKSRGELNVKSD is encoded by the exons ATGGGTCGTAAGCCAATTGACCAAGAATCATCTCGTTTGACTCTCCCGATCTTAATTTTTGTGAGCCTCATCTCCTGTGCCGCCGTGTATACGTTTCTTCCTCTTTTGCTCAGACTCAATGGCGGGGATCCTTCGAAACTTGAATCGTTTGCAGTGATTAGAGATGGCGATGGTGGAAATTTGGATGAAGGGGGAGAGAAATGTTGCAGGGGAATTGAGAATTTGGAGCTTTGGGGACCGGCTGTGAAGTGGGGTTCTGAATTTAAGTTCAATTCCTCTGAGCTGTGTTGTCAGGCTTGTAAAGCTATGTGTAGTGGGAATGATGGGCCTTGCTTGTGTGATACTTGGGTGTATTGTGGAGATCAAGAGAAATGTGGTCCTAAATATGGTGAA TGCTGGCTGAAGAAGCAGAAGGATACACTGGCTCCTGATCGGCAGGAAGGCGGGACAACAAGTATTTGGACTTCTGGGATTATTTTTGGGAGAGGAGAG GGAATCGTTGCGCTGGAGACATATTATGGTACCCTTCATATCAAG CTCTTCCCTGATTGTGCTCCTCATTCAGTTGCTTATATTCTCGAGTTATTGGGATTGCGACATTGTGCTGGTTGTCACTTTTACCGTGCGGAGGGTAGAGGGGAATCTTGGGACTCAAAAGGAAACCACATCGAAAAC GCTCCTTTAGGTCCTCCTTTTGCACTTGTTCAAGGAACACTGGAATCTCAAGGGATTCAGTTTAAGAAGATTCCCACTGAAGTTTGCCCATACATAAAGCGCGGTTCGGTAGCATGGGTTGGTTCCGGACCTGAATTCTTCATAAGTCTTGCAAACCACCAAGAATGGAACAAAGTATATACGGTGTTTGGTTCAGTTCTCCCAGAAGACATGGAAATTGCCGAAAAAATTGCACGACTCCCTACCAAGCCTGACGTTTGGAACAACATCAATGTCTCCGTGTTGCAAAAACCTGTGTCGTTACGGATTACTAGAATGAAGAAGAGTCGTGGAGAACTCAACGTGAAATCAGATTGA